Proteins from a genomic interval of Micromonospora sp. NBC_00389:
- a CDS encoding GTP-binding protein, whose translation MTVGLRLDEAAWGLLHQAIDLYQDNPRALGELRHQVARLEHPLRIAVAGPWRSGKSTVLNALMGEEVAPVEGADGVFTWYEDGAQPRATAYPAGQPPQELTVLKSATGMRVDLGWRAGEVRDIVVQWPTRALRQVTLIDTPAVTDTGEQGHVPVMERVLRDADAVLYLTRDGRDSDLRVLESSRESVVGQAAPVNVIMVLSRADETGGGRIDGLLTARQLARRHHREPRVSALCVNVVACSGALGLAGRTLGESAFAALAMLARAPRPELEAHLLSADRFVRGELPVRLDPEVRAELLDRFGLFGIRLATTLVRAGFDSRVKLSAELIRRSGLTELRESVTRCFIDRRDTLKARSALAAVEALLRAEPARGTDELVGAIEQILAGAHEFRELRLLVALRNSRLGFDADLVAEAQRLIGGDGVGLAARLGVEHEATVQRLWEVAADAQWRWRDRAEDPLLPLAQRRGAQVVVRSCEGMLAELAAGGR comes from the coding sequence ATGACCGTCGGGTTGCGGTTGGATGAGGCGGCGTGGGGCTTGCTGCACCAGGCCATCGACCTCTACCAGGACAATCCCCGGGCGCTGGGGGAGTTGCGGCACCAGGTGGCCCGGTTGGAGCATCCGCTGCGGATCGCGGTCGCCGGTCCCTGGCGTTCCGGCAAATCGACGGTGCTGAACGCGCTGATGGGTGAGGAGGTCGCGCCGGTCGAGGGCGCCGACGGCGTCTTCACCTGGTACGAGGACGGTGCCCAGCCGCGCGCCACCGCCTACCCGGCCGGTCAACCTCCGCAGGAGCTGACGGTGCTCAAGTCGGCGACCGGGATGCGGGTGGATCTCGGCTGGCGGGCGGGGGAGGTCCGCGACATCGTGGTGCAGTGGCCGACCCGGGCGCTGCGGCAGGTCACCCTGATCGACACCCCGGCGGTCACCGACACCGGTGAGCAGGGCCACGTGCCGGTGATGGAACGCGTGCTGCGGGACGCGGACGCGGTGTTGTACCTGACCCGCGATGGTCGCGACAGCGATCTGCGGGTGCTGGAGTCCAGCCGGGAGAGTGTCGTCGGGCAGGCCGCCCCGGTAAATGTGATCATGGTGTTGTCCCGGGCGGACGAGACCGGCGGCGGCCGGATCGACGGGTTGCTCACCGCCCGCCAGTTGGCCCGACGGCACCACCGCGAACCTCGGGTGAGCGCGCTCTGCGTGAACGTGGTGGCGTGCAGCGGGGCGCTCGGCCTCGCGGGCCGGACGCTCGGCGAGTCGGCTTTCGCCGCGCTCGCCATGCTGGCCCGGGCGCCCCGACCGGAGCTGGAGGCGCACCTGCTCTCCGCCGACCGTTTCGTCCGGGGCGAGCTGCCGGTACGGCTGGACCCCGAGGTCCGCGCCGAACTGCTGGATCGGTTCGGGCTCTTCGGGATCCGGTTGGCGACCACCCTGGTCCGTGCCGGGTTCGACAGCCGGGTGAAACTCTCCGCCGAACTCATTCGGCGCAGCGGGCTCACCGAGCTGCGGGAGTCGGTGACCCGCTGCTTCATCGACCGCCGAGACACGCTCAAGGCCCGGTCGGCGCTGGCCGCCGTGGAGGCCCTGCTGCGGGCCGAACCCGCCCGGGGCACCGACGAGCTGGTCGGCGCGATCGAGCAGATCCTCGCTGGTGCGCACGAGTTTCGGGAGCTACGCCTCCTGGTGGCGCTGCGCAACTCCCGGCTGGGCTTCGACGCCGACCTGGTCGCCGAGGCGCAGCGACTGATCGGGGGCGACGGGGTCGGGCTGGCCGCCCGACTCGGTGTCGAGCACGAGGCGACCGTGCAGCGGCTCTGGGAGGTCGCCGCCGATGCTCAGTGGCGATGGCGGGACCGGGCGGAGGATCCCCTGCTCCCGCTGGCCCAGCGACGCGGCGCGCAGGTCGTCGTCCGCAGCTGCGAGGGGATGCTGGCCGAGTTGGCCGCGGGCGGCCGGTGA
- a CDS encoding NAD(P)H-binding protein produces the protein MPTYAVTGATGRLGRLVIEHLLDAGVPATEIAAVVRTPEKAADFAARGVEIRQANYDDPSTLPGAVAGVRRLLLISGDTPGQRVAQHTAVIDAAKLAGVERLIYTSILRADTTTNPLAPEHKATEEVIAASGLPYTILRNSWYTENYTDQLPQYLQTGVILGATGGSRVSAATRADYAAAAVAALTRQEDGNAVYELGGTAFTFDELAAAVTEVTGTTVVHRDLSATELAATLENVGLDAGTAGFVAALDHSIAIGELTTDSDDLSRLIGRPSTPLHDAVRAAHA, from the coding sequence ATGCCCACCTATGCCGTCACCGGCGCCACCGGCCGACTGGGCCGCCTGGTGATCGAGCACCTGCTCGACGCCGGCGTACCCGCCACCGAGATCGCCGCCGTCGTCCGCACCCCGGAGAAGGCCGCCGACTTCGCCGCGCGCGGCGTCGAGATCCGCCAGGCCAACTACGACGACCCGTCGACGCTGCCCGGCGCCGTGGCCGGAGTACGCCGCCTGCTGCTCATCTCCGGTGACACTCCCGGTCAGCGCGTTGCCCAGCACACCGCGGTCATCGACGCGGCCAAGCTCGCCGGGGTCGAGCGCCTGATCTACACCAGCATCCTGCGCGCCGACACCACCACGAACCCCCTGGCGCCCGAGCACAAGGCCACCGAGGAGGTCATCGCCGCCTCGGGTCTGCCGTACACGATCCTGCGCAACAGCTGGTACACCGAGAACTACACCGACCAGCTGCCGCAGTACCTGCAGACCGGCGTGATCCTCGGCGCCACCGGTGGCAGCAGGGTCTCCGCCGCGACCCGGGCCGACTACGCGGCGGCGGCCGTCGCAGCGCTGACCCGCCAGGAGGACGGCAACGCCGTCTACGAGCTGGGCGGGACGGCCTTCACCTTCGACGAGCTGGCCGCCGCCGTTACCGAGGTCACCGGCACCACGGTCGTCCACCGGGACCTGTCCGCCACCGAGCTCGCCGCGACCCTGGAGAACGTCGGGCTCGACGCGGGCACCGCCGGGTTCGTCGCCGCGCTCGACCACTCGATCGCCATCGGTGAACTGACGACCGACAGCGACGACCTCAGCCGGCTGATCGGCCGCCCGAGCACCCCGCTGCACGACGCCGTCCGGGCCGCGCACGCCTGA
- a CDS encoding acyl-CoA dehydrogenase family protein encodes MTASVDNARTNTDTPDALGTLIDDVIRPQAATVDRDGSFPRQGVDALASAGLLGLASSTEVGGGGQGMRAVAEVIERLAAECGSTAMVVLMHYAATAVIEAHGPREVRTAIAAGGHLTTLAFSEFGSRSHFWSPTGTASAADDGTVRLDARKSWVTSAGEVNSYVWSSLPLSPGAGPMTLWLVPADSAGLSITGDFDGLGLRGNGSRPMTADGLRVPTGAMLAADGAGLDTALGAVLPWFLVLNAAFCLGLADSAVAEAGRHLTRTTLTHTGAALRDAPVTRRGFAQLKIRTDALRAFLGDTLTALETGREDAMLRVLQVKALAGETAADVTDGAMQLCGGSAFRKELGLERRFRDSRAARVMAPTTDALHDFVGRVATGLPLLDEANR; translated from the coding sequence ATGACGGCCAGTGTCGACAATGCCCGCACCAACACCGACACCCCGGACGCACTCGGCACGCTGATCGACGACGTGATCCGCCCCCAGGCGGCGACTGTCGACCGGGACGGTTCCTTTCCCCGGCAGGGCGTCGACGCCCTCGCCTCGGCTGGCCTGCTCGGCCTGGCCTCCTCGACCGAGGTCGGTGGCGGCGGCCAGGGGATGCGCGCGGTCGCCGAGGTCATCGAGCGGCTGGCCGCCGAGTGCGGCTCCACGGCGATGGTTGTTCTCATGCACTACGCGGCGACCGCCGTCATCGAGGCACACGGCCCGCGCGAGGTCCGCACGGCCATCGCCGCCGGCGGCCATCTGACCACGTTGGCCTTCTCCGAGTTCGGTTCGCGCAGCCACTTCTGGTCGCCGACCGGCACCGCGTCGGCCGCCGACGACGGCACCGTCCGGCTCGACGCCAGGAAGAGTTGGGTCACCTCGGCCGGCGAGGTGAACAGCTATGTCTGGTCGAGCCTCCCGCTGTCCCCGGGGGCGGGTCCGATGACCCTGTGGCTCGTCCCGGCCGACAGCGCCGGCCTCAGCATCACCGGCGACTTCGACGGGCTCGGCCTGCGCGGCAACGGCTCCCGACCGATGACGGCCGACGGGCTCCGGGTCCCCACCGGCGCGATGCTGGCCGCCGACGGTGCCGGCCTGGACACCGCGCTCGGCGCGGTCCTCCCCTGGTTCCTGGTGCTGAACGCCGCGTTCTGCCTCGGCCTCGCCGACAGCGCGGTCGCCGAGGCCGGCCGGCACCTCACCAGGACCACGCTCACGCACACCGGCGCGGCCCTGCGCGACGCGCCCGTCACCCGGCGTGGCTTCGCCCAACTGAAGATCCGCACCGACGCCCTGCGCGCCTTCCTCGGCGACACCCTCACCGCGCTGGAGACCGGCCGGGAGGACGCGATGCTGCGGGTGTTGCAGGTCAAGGCACTCGCTGGCGAGACGGCCGCCGACGTGACTGACGGCGCGATGCAGCTCTGCGGCGGCAGCGCGTTCCGCAAGGAGTTGGGCCTCGAACGCCGATTCCGCGACTCTCGCGCGGCACGGGTGATGGCACCTACGACCGACGCCCTGCACGACTTCGTCGGTCGCGTCGCTACCGGGCTGCCGCTGCTCGACGAGGCCAACCGCTGA
- a CDS encoding TetR/AcrR family transcriptional regulator — MSDAPRKSGGGDTDRQPIWTRPERGSRGPVPAHSRDEIVAAAIALADAEGLAAVSMRAVATALGTGAGSLYRYLSSRDDLLDLMTDRAVGELRPYPQTEGDWLHSMLLLARRQLALHRRHPWLFDVSHRPSGIGPDSLAWFDNCLRVLEPVRCAATAKFEAIAMMTGVVSLFARSEATSGSFSFAGGDLTAYPHMVAAFSQPSAPAPQTDLFERTVRSLLTGLLLADPTETAP, encoded by the coding sequence GTGAGCGACGCACCGAGGAAGTCCGGCGGCGGTGACACCGACCGGCAACCGATCTGGACCAGGCCCGAACGCGGCAGCCGCGGTCCCGTTCCGGCGCACAGCCGCGATGAGATCGTCGCGGCCGCCATCGCACTGGCCGACGCCGAAGGACTCGCCGCGGTGTCGATGCGCGCCGTCGCGACCGCGCTGGGCACCGGCGCCGGATCGCTCTACCGGTACCTGTCCTCCCGTGACGACCTCCTGGACCTGATGACCGACCGGGCCGTTGGGGAGCTGCGGCCGTACCCGCAGACGGAGGGCGACTGGCTGCACTCGATGCTGCTGTTGGCCCGCCGGCAGTTGGCGCTGCACCGGCGCCACCCGTGGTTGTTCGACGTGAGTCACCGACCGTCCGGCATCGGCCCCGACAGCCTCGCCTGGTTCGACAACTGCCTGCGGGTCCTGGAACCCGTCCGCTGCGCCGCCACCGCCAAGTTCGAGGCGATCGCCATGATGACCGGCGTGGTGAGCCTATTCGCCCGCAGCGAGGCCACCTCCGGGTCGTTCAGCTTCGCTGGTGGCGACCTCACCGCGTACCCGCACATGGTCGCGGCGTTCAGCCAGCCCTCGGCGCCCGCGCCCCAGACGGACCTCTTCGAGCGGACCGTGCGCAGCCTGCTGACCGGGTTGCTCCTCGCCGACCCCACGGAGACGGCCCCCTGA
- a CDS encoding alpha/beta fold hydrolase produces MERITARDGASIVLHSTGSGPGIVVVHGGGVTIDVYGRLATALADRFTVHLYNRRGRADAPPRSMPYTFDQDIDDLAVVLEHTGSGNVIGHSSGGFIALRAALRLPIDRLALYDAAISIDGGSPSAWLEPARAALRRGDTARGLAITAAGINPQMAAAKLPLGVRVAITRAFMRTPIGRTMGELLPMTLDETALILAHDGPAAQWDGVTCEVLLTCGADGPPYYIDLNEALARALPRARTLTIPRSGHDAINRAYPRMVEPLVDFFAAPVTPQRTPHT; encoded by the coding sequence ATGGAACGGATCACGGCACGGGACGGCGCCAGCATCGTGCTGCACTCCACGGGCAGCGGACCCGGGATCGTCGTGGTGCACGGCGGCGGGGTCACCATCGACGTGTACGGTCGGCTGGCCACGGCCCTCGCCGACCGGTTCACCGTGCACCTCTACAACCGGCGGGGACGGGCCGACGCCCCGCCCAGGTCGATGCCCTACACGTTCGACCAGGACATCGACGACCTCGCCGTGGTGCTGGAGCACACCGGGTCCGGCAATGTCATCGGCCACAGCTCCGGCGGCTTCATCGCGCTCCGGGCCGCACTCCGGCTGCCGATCGACCGGCTCGCCCTCTACGACGCCGCGATCTCCATCGACGGCGGCTCACCGTCCGCGTGGCTGGAGCCCGCCCGCGCGGCGCTGCGGCGTGGCGACACCGCTCGGGGCCTCGCCATCACGGCCGCCGGCATCAACCCGCAGATGGCGGCGGCGAAGCTCCCGCTCGGCGTACGGGTCGCGATCACTCGGGCGTTCATGCGTACCCCGATCGGGCGCACGATGGGCGAGCTGCTGCCGATGACTCTGGACGAGACGGCCCTGATCCTGGCGCACGACGGCCCGGCCGCCCAGTGGGACGGGGTCACCTGCGAAGTGCTGCTGACGTGCGGCGCCGACGGCCCGCCCTACTACATCGATCTCAACGAGGCATTGGCCCGCGCGCTGCCACGAGCCAGGACGCTGACGATTCCTCGGAGCGGGCACGACGCCATCAACCGGGCGTACCCGAGAATGGTCGAGCCGCTCGTCGACTTCTTCGCGGCCCCGGTGACGCCGCAGCGGACGCCCCACACCTGA
- a CDS encoding epoxide hydrolase family protein translates to MSSLPQAVPFTIDVSDDLLADLAERLARTRFPRPTASGWCAGTDPDYLRELVTYWRSGFDWRARERELNAVPHYTATLDGRRVHFVHLRAATSSGTRSPLPLVLTHGWPSSFVEMLPLAARLADPAAYGGEQDDAFDVVVPSLPGFVFSDLPIHGLVTPPVVADLWARLMTDVLSYSTFGAYGGDIGSHVTGFLGARHRQRVVGIHTHHPNLHPILDDAHPLSAAEQAYLKARSNEHDGSDDGYAAIQSTRPDTLAAALLDSPAGLAAWIVEKYRAWSDCDGDLESRFSKDLLLTIATLYWATGTIGSSFRPYYDDSRTPPLRAVDVPAGVRLTPEDRDYPREYAERVYRDLRQWRGPTRGGHFLPLEEPDVLANDLRDFFRPLRRGA, encoded by the coding sequence ATGTCATCCCTGCCACAAGCTGTGCCATTCACCATCGACGTCTCCGACGACCTGCTGGCGGACCTGGCCGAGCGGTTGGCGCGCACCCGCTTTCCCCGCCCGACTGCGAGCGGGTGGTGTGCCGGCACGGATCCGGACTACCTTCGCGAGCTAGTGACCTACTGGCGCAGCGGCTTCGACTGGCGCGCCCGGGAACGCGAACTCAACGCAGTGCCGCACTACACCGCGACCCTGGACGGCCGGCGCGTGCACTTCGTGCACCTGCGCGCGGCAACCTCCAGCGGCACCCGCTCCCCGCTGCCGCTGGTGCTCACCCATGGCTGGCCCAGCAGCTTCGTGGAGATGTTGCCGCTAGCGGCGCGGCTGGCCGATCCGGCTGCCTACGGCGGCGAGCAGGACGACGCCTTCGACGTCGTCGTTCCGTCCCTGCCCGGCTTCGTGTTCTCGGACCTGCCGATCCACGGCCTGGTGACCCCTCCGGTAGTTGCTGACCTATGGGCACGGCTGATGACGGATGTCCTGAGCTACTCCACGTTCGGCGCGTACGGCGGCGACATCGGCTCTCATGTCACCGGCTTTCTCGGCGCCCGGCACCGGCAGCGGGTGGTCGGGATCCACACCCACCATCCGAACCTGCACCCCATTCTCGACGACGCCCACCCATTGTCCGCAGCCGAGCAGGCCTACCTGAAAGCGCGATCGAACGAGCACGATGGCAGCGATGACGGCTACGCCGCCATCCAGAGCACCCGACCGGACACCCTCGCTGCGGCCCTGCTCGACTCTCCCGCCGGCCTAGCCGCCTGGATCGTGGAAAAGTATCGGGCCTGGAGCGACTGCGACGGAGACCTCGAATCTCGGTTCAGCAAAGACCTTCTACTCACCATCGCCACTCTTTACTGGGCGACCGGGACGATCGGCTCATCCTTCAGGCCCTACTACGACGACTCCCGGACTCCGCCCCTGAGGGCTGTTGACGTGCCAGCAGGAGTCCGGCTCACCCCGGAGGACCGGGACTACCCCCGCGAGTACGCCGAGCGCGTTTATCGTGACCTGCGCCAATGGCGTGGCCCGACCCGCGGAGGCCACTTCCTGCCCTTGGAGGAACCCGACGTGCTCGCCAACGACCTGCGAGACTTCTTCCGACCGCTGCGCCGCGGGGCGTAA
- a CDS encoding TraR/DksA family transcriptional regulator — MNRDNDSVRAALLRLRAETEAQAAAMDGDLRSLFEASRSSNADDEHDPEGSTIAFERAQLTAVLEAARRRLAELDVALQRVNAGTYGVCERCSRPIPAERLVARPSARTCVACASQR; from the coding sequence ATGAACAGGGACAACGACTCGGTCCGTGCGGCACTGCTACGACTGCGCGCCGAGACCGAGGCTCAGGCCGCAGCCATGGACGGCGATCTGCGGAGCCTCTTCGAGGCATCCCGGTCGTCCAACGCCGATGACGAGCACGACCCCGAGGGCAGCACGATCGCGTTCGAACGGGCACAGCTCACCGCGGTCCTGGAGGCGGCGCGTCGGCGCCTCGCCGAGTTGGACGTCGCGTTGCAACGGGTCAACGCCGGCACGTACGGCGTGTGCGAACGCTGCTCCCGGCCGATTCCCGCCGAGCGGCTGGTCGCCCGCCCCTCGGCGCGTACGTGTGTCGCCTGCGCCAGCCAGCGGTGA
- a CDS encoding ion transporter, with amino-acid sequence MSGAPAPAERGEPAAPTDGQSRLVDGCRRLADSRPFEIGIVVVILANGVVLGLETYDGLIAPGAALHWLELFFRAVFVVEIGIRLAAYGRRPQDFFRHGWNVFDFVVIAAIFIPGLHGDPALLRVVRVARMIRLVRFSPGLRTIVAALWRSLPGVGGFLALAVVTLYVYGMAGWLIFGSRYPEEYGDIGRSLLTLFVLLSLETLPDLIEQGMAISPWTLLYYVSYVIITVNLLLNILIAVIVNSMEEARRLEMTERLAPGYDEDGDGVPDELDRIALTQRLDDLRAVIAELERELRIDRDDGHGRPHREDARAGR; translated from the coding sequence GTGAGTGGAGCACCCGCGCCCGCCGAGCGAGGTGAGCCGGCCGCACCGACAGACGGCCAGTCGAGGCTGGTCGACGGCTGCCGGCGACTCGCCGACTCGCGCCCCTTCGAGATCGGCATCGTTGTCGTCATCCTCGCCAACGGGGTCGTCCTCGGTCTGGAGACGTACGACGGCCTGATCGCACCAGGTGCGGCGCTGCACTGGCTGGAGTTGTTCTTCCGCGCCGTCTTCGTCGTCGAGATCGGCATCCGGCTGGCTGCGTACGGCCGTCGTCCGCAGGACTTCTTCCGGCACGGCTGGAACGTCTTCGACTTCGTGGTGATCGCGGCGATCTTCATACCGGGCCTGCACGGTGACCCGGCGCTGCTGCGCGTGGTGCGGGTCGCACGGATGATCCGGTTGGTGCGGTTCTCGCCGGGCCTTCGCACCATCGTCGCCGCCCTGTGGCGCAGCCTGCCGGGCGTCGGCGGTTTCCTCGCCCTGGCCGTGGTGACGCTCTACGTGTACGGCATGGCGGGCTGGCTGATCTTCGGCAGCAGGTACCCGGAGGAGTACGGCGACATCGGCCGGTCCCTGCTGACGTTGTTCGTGCTGCTGTCGCTGGAGACGCTGCCGGACCTCATCGAGCAGGGCATGGCCATCTCGCCGTGGACCCTGCTCTACTACGTCAGCTACGTAATCATCACCGTCAACCTGCTGCTCAACATCCTCATCGCGGTCATCGTCAACTCGATGGAGGAGGCACGCCGGTTGGAGATGACCGAGCGGCTGGCCCCCGGGTACGACGAGGACGGTGACGGCGTACCGGACGAGCTGGACCGTATCGCGCTCACCCAACGGCTGGACGACCTGCGGGCGGTGATCGCCGAGTTGGAACGGGAACTGCGGATCGACCGCGACGACGGGCACGGCCGCCCACACCGCGAGGACGCCCGTGCCGGACGATGA
- a CDS encoding phosphate/phosphite/phosphonate ABC transporter substrate-binding protein → MPAPAVLMGAVAYDPKVVTIWEGFRAWLREGGLDFDFVLYSHYERQVEDLVAGRIDAAWNSPLAWLRAERLAAASGSAVRALTMRDTDRDLTSVVVVRADSPVRQVEDLAGKLVAVGAVDSPQATLIPLGHLAAAGVEVEVRRFVVGVGLHGDHIGGERDAARALMSKEVDAACMIDANHLAFVQEGTLPAEGTRIIAQTARYDHCNMTVLDPASAGVQLFGTLLRGMSYADPQVRPLLDLEGLTAWEDGRTTGYDALARAVDASGFYAADGRVTAADYRP, encoded by the coding sequence ATGCCGGCGCCAGCGGTCCTGATGGGGGCGGTCGCCTACGACCCCAAGGTGGTGACCATCTGGGAGGGCTTCCGTGCCTGGCTCCGAGAGGGCGGCCTGGACTTCGACTTCGTCCTCTACTCCCACTACGAGCGGCAGGTCGAGGACCTCGTCGCCGGGCGGATCGACGCGGCGTGGAACTCCCCCCTCGCCTGGCTACGGGCGGAACGCCTAGCGGCGGCCAGCGGCAGCGCCGTGCGAGCACTCACCATGCGCGACACCGACCGGGACCTCACCTCGGTCGTGGTGGTGCGCGCCGACTCACCGGTGCGGCAGGTCGAGGACCTCGCCGGGAAGCTAGTGGCCGTCGGTGCCGTGGACAGTCCACAGGCGACGCTGATCCCGCTCGGGCACCTCGCGGCCGCCGGAGTCGAGGTCGAGGTACGCCGGTTCGTCGTCGGCGTCGGTCTGCACGGCGACCACATCGGCGGCGAGCGCGACGCCGCTCGGGCCCTCATGTCCAAGGAGGTGGACGCCGCCTGCATGATCGACGCCAACCACCTGGCGTTCGTTCAGGAAGGCACGCTGCCGGCCGAGGGCACCCGGATCATCGCGCAGACCGCGCGATACGACCACTGCAACATGACGGTACTCGACCCGGCGTCCGCCGGGGTCCAGCTCTTCGGCACGCTGCTGCGTGGCATGTCGTACGCCGACCCGCAGGTACGGCCGTTGCTCGACCTCGAAGGGCTGACGGCCTGGGAAGACGGCCGCACCACGGGGTACGACGCCCTCGCCCGGGCGGTCGACGCGAGCGGGTTCTACGCCGCCGACGGGCGGGTGACGGCCGCGGACTATCGGCCGTGA
- a CDS encoding ferritin-like domain-containing protein — MSSVPAADVEIDLGGLGFGRGAHLLVQRALAGLPPGGRLAVSGRDPALPVHLPAWCRSRGHRLEWPDPADRSELAAVVVRGTADVDRWFGAERAGPALPSALSSRPPPRWGLGARGALLEAGGPEARFDLDERDLVWADVAPKLYAQAAARQWDPETAVSWDDAFTLPADVEAAVVQVMTYLVENEQAALVVPARFVGRIHPHFREVVQVLAVQMADEARHMEVFSRRALLRGAELGTSSAGGRQSLFTLVAESDFALASFLLSVLGEGSFVDLLSFLEQNAPDPVTRRICWLAMQDERRHVVFGMAHLEHQASVDPRLRDRLRAAIHRRHDALVDTAGLNADVFDALVVLAAGGWHPDDVSAGFDRVQDLQRAMDQGRQRRLVRLGFRPDEAAALSALHTRNFM, encoded by the coding sequence GTGAGCAGCGTGCCGGCCGCCGACGTCGAGATCGACCTCGGCGGCCTGGGCTTCGGCCGGGGCGCACACCTGCTGGTGCAACGCGCCCTCGCCGGGCTACCGCCCGGCGGCCGGCTGGCGGTCTCCGGCCGCGACCCGGCCCTGCCCGTGCACCTGCCCGCCTGGTGCCGGAGCCGGGGCCACCGGCTCGAATGGCCGGATCCGGCCGACCGGAGCGAGCTGGCGGCGGTGGTCGTCCGGGGCACGGCGGATGTCGACCGCTGGTTCGGCGCGGAGCGGGCCGGGCCCGCCCTGCCGTCGGCGCTCAGCAGTCGTCCGCCGCCCCGCTGGGGGCTCGGCGCCCGCGGTGCGCTGCTGGAGGCCGGCGGCCCCGAGGCCCGGTTCGACCTGGACGAGCGCGATCTGGTCTGGGCCGACGTCGCGCCCAAGCTGTACGCGCAGGCGGCCGCGCGGCAGTGGGACCCGGAGACCGCGGTGTCGTGGGACGACGCGTTCACGCTGCCGGCCGACGTCGAGGCCGCGGTCGTGCAGGTGATGACCTACCTCGTCGAGAACGAGCAGGCCGCACTCGTCGTGCCGGCGCGCTTCGTCGGGCGCATCCACCCGCACTTCCGCGAGGTGGTGCAGGTTCTCGCCGTACAGATGGCCGATGAGGCTCGGCACATGGAGGTGTTCAGCCGGCGGGCGCTGCTGCGCGGAGCGGAGCTGGGCACGTCGTCGGCCGGCGGCCGGCAGTCGCTCTTCACGCTCGTCGCCGAATCCGACTTCGCGCTGGCCTCGTTCCTGCTCTCGGTGCTCGGCGAGGGCAGCTTCGTCGACCTGCTCTCGTTCCTGGAGCAGAACGCCCCGGACCCGGTGACCCGGCGGATCTGCTGGCTGGCGATGCAGGACGAGCGCCGGCACGTGGTGTTCGGCATGGCGCACCTGGAGCACCAGGCATCCGTGGACCCGCGGCTGCGTGACCGACTGCGGGCGGCCATCCACCGCCGGCACGACGCGCTCGTCGACACCGCGGGCCTCAACGCGGACGTCTTCGACGCGCTCGTGGTGCTCGCGGCCGGCGGCTGGCACCCCGATGACGTGTCCGCCGGCTTCGACCGGGTGCAGGACCTGCAGCGCGCGATGGATCAGGGCCGCCAGCGCCGGCTGGTACGGCTGGGCTTCCGACCCGACGAGGCGGCCGCGCTCTCCGCCCTGCACACCCGCAACTTCATGTAG